One stretch of Mus pahari chromosome 5, PAHARI_EIJ_v1.1, whole genome shotgun sequence DNA includes these proteins:
- the Apcs gene encoding serum amyloid P-component, with protein MDKLLLWMPIFTSLLSEAFSQTDLYSKVFVFPRESETDHVKLTPRLEKPLQNFTLCFRTYSDLSRSHSLFSYSVKGRDNELLIYKEKVGEYSLYIGQSKVTVRGMEEYLSPVHLCTTWESSSGIVEFWVNGKALVKKSLQKEYTVKAPPSIVLGQEQDSYGGGFQRSQSFVGEFADLYMWDYVLTPQDILLVYRGSPINPNILNWQALNYEINGYVVIRPRVWD; from the exons ATGGACAAGCTGCTGCTTTGGATGCCTATCTTCACCAGCCTTCTTTCAGAAGCCTTTTCTCAGACAG ACCTCTATTCGAAGGTATTTGTGTTCCCCAGAGAATCTGAAACTGATCATGTGAAGCTGACCCCACGACTAGAGAAACCTCTGCAGAATTTTACACTGTGTTTCCGAACCTACAGTGACCTTTCCCGCTCTCACAGTCTTTTCTCCTACAGTGTCAAAGGCAGAGACAATGAGCTactaatttataaagaaaaagttgGAGAATACAGCCTATACATCGGACAATCAAAAGTCACAGTCCGTGGTATGGAAGAATACCTTTCTCCAGTACACTTATGTACCACTTGGGAGTCCTCCTCTGGCATTGTTGAATTTTGGGTCAATGGAAAGGCTTTGGTAAAAAAGTCTTTGCAGAAGGAATACACTGTGAAAGCCCCACCCAGTATAGTCCTGGGACAGGAGCAGGATAGCTATGGAGGAGGGTTTCAAAGGTCACAGTCCTTTGTGGGAGAGTTTGCAGATTTGTACATGTGGGACTATGTGCTGACCCCACAAGACATTCTACTTGTGTACAGAGGTTCCCCTATCAATCCTAATATTTTGAATTGGCAGGCTCTTAACTATGAAATAAATGGCTATGTAGTCATCAGGCCCCGTGTGTGGGATTGA